tcaatgtatactatcccagaacacacggcagttaaatacagtgccaattccatgtataatactccagaacacacggcagttaaatacagtgccaattccatgtataatactccagaacacacggcagttaaatacagtgccaattccatgtataataccccagaacacacggcagataaatacagtgccaattccatgtataataccccagaacacacagcaggataaatacagcgccaattccatgtataataccccagaacacacggcagataaatacagtgccaattccatgtatactatcccagaacacaaggcagttaaatacagtgccaattccatgtataatactccagaacacacggcagttaaatacagtgccaattccatgtataataccccagaacacacggcagataaatacagtgccaattccatgtataataccccagaacacacggcagataaatacagtgccaattccatgtataataccccagaacacacggcagataaatacagtaccaattccatgtataataccccagaacacaaggcagataaatacagtgccaattccatgtataataccccagaacacacggcagataaatacagtgccaattccatgtataataccccagaacacaaggcagataaatacagtgccaattccatgtataataccccagaacacacggcagataaatacagtaccaattccatgtacaataccccagaacacaagttagataaatacagtgccaattccatgtataataccccagaacacggtgcagataaatacagtgccaattccatgtataatacctcagaacacaaggcagataaatacagtgccaattccatgtataataccccagaacacacggcagataaatacagtgccaattccatgtataataccccagaacacacggcagataaatacagtgccaattccatgtataataccccagaacacggtgcagataaatacagtgccaattccatgtataatacctcagaacacaaggcagataaatacagtgccaattccatgtataataccccagaacacacggcagataaatacagtgccaattccatgtataataccccagaacacacggcagataaatacagtgccaattccatgtataataccccaggacacagggcagataaatacagtgccaattccatgtataataccccagaacacacggcagttaaatacagtgccatttccatgtataataccccagaacacacggcagttaaatacagtgccaattacagTACCTACTGTCTGGTCAAATGATTTACCATCATCATGTGTCTCCATATTGCACAAGATCTGCTCTCTAGGCCCATTGTACTATATCATAATGGAATAGGGCCTCGTAGCCACCATTTACCCAAAGTGATTGTGGGCTCTCATGAAAATGACTGACATGTTGCCACTTCCTATTGATGAAAATGGCAAGCATTCTGCTATGTTTAATGGGTAGTGGCCATAGTTCTATCTATGCAGCATGTTAGTACCCCTGATATAAAGTGTTCCTGTTGCAGTCCCTTTCTCAAAGAGATAGACCTTAGGGCACCATTCAGTGTATTAGTGTAAAGGGAAGACTCAGTAACACTTGCTGAGAGTGCAGAATGTCCCTGCCTTTCTGTCTGGTCATTTGTTGACTTTGGAGCAGGGGTGGGGAAGGAACGAGGGGTGGGAGGGGGAGGCACAGGCAGGTATATAGCAAGCAACTGACTCCCCCAACTCACCGTGTTTGAGACAGAACAAGATGAAGCTAATAATTCTGTGTGCCGTACTGGTAACTGTCCTGCTGCACGGTAAGTGAGCCACACAGAAACTTCAATATGAAAAAGACCTcaaaatacaatgtatttttaagcatgaaaacatatatatatatatatataagacatcaAGATATCATGATATACATcaaggttgtattcttaaagcaatattactCAGTAAAATGTTTCCCTAGCTCCCCAGAGCCAGCGGCTATactaatatgcaaaataatcctccaatgagaattctgGCTCATCTGTGTAAATCCAGCTCCATGTTTTTTTATTGCTACAACTTTTGGAAGCATCAAGCACAACTTAACAGCAATATGCCCTCCTGTCTGATGTTTGATTATAGCATGATATCTTAGAGCAAAACTGACACGATAATCTCCCTAAATGTGATAACAGCAAGATGCTTTTTTATTGGTCAAGCCTCTTGCATATGTAATTAAGTTTGAAAGATTTGTAgagaaatagtattttttttctatttctgcaTACACTttggtatataaaaatataaaaacattgatTCAGTCCTTTTCTGATGGGTCTcaccattattacattattacaaaaTCATCAAATGTAATAACTATCCCACAGGAGGCAAATGGAGTGCCCCCTATATTAAGTGCACCATAATCATCCACATATGTTACCAGGAAGTCGTTTTTAAAGCAGCAGTTACGGGACTGACCAAGGGTGATGGTGTCATaacaaataacatataaaatataaggataaaagATGTATCCTACATATAATTAGCTGCTGGaatcataaaatatttatttttttatcttcttttccAGAGGCGGAGTCAGCAAAAAAACGTAAGTACGAAGTCTTGCTTTTCGGCTGCTTCCATGATTGGAATTCCCCTATATTTTTGCCCCCTTGTTATTTCCCAGTTCCCCCTATAATTTACTCTGTTAGGAACCCCTCGCTCCTTTGCTCCTGATGctaaaagggatactgtcatgatttttttaaccaatgaatgtatttttaaaattttaattaatgGTGTATGGGCAGCCATGTCATATGCTTGATCCTGTGCCTGCAGGAATAGCCTAGTCCTATCAAAATTCACTAGGCGATGCAGATTTCTGAGCTAAATATTATCAGGAACCTGCTCCAGTCTTCAgataacctgctttttggaagggtaagggggacTCTGGGGTGTCAGGACTCATTGTCTCTGACTGTGTttgatagggatgcaccaaacccaggattaggttcgggattcggccaaaatCCGTCTTTTTTCGTCAGGATTCGGATTCCatgccgaactgaatccgaatcctagaaatcacgtgactttttgtcacataaacacggaagttgaaaatttttcccattttccccAGATGTAACCCTTCATTactcggccaaatcctttacaaagggttcgggggttcagccgaatccaaaaaagtggattcggtgcatccctagtatttaatgtatttgggggtcTCTCACTGTATTAAATGTTATTGAGGTATCAGTACCCTTTACCCTTCAATGTACTCAAGGGATATTGTACTAGGTATTAGTATGGTTACTTAACCTCAGAATTCATTAATAAGAGCAAGGGAAAAATAACAAGGGGATCTGAGATATCCAGTACCCAGAAAGGTCCATAtctccagggccgccatcagaaatcccggggcccctcacaacaaaattttcaatTTTAGCCTTTTGTATTCATAAACCCCATCCCCAGAAAGGGCCTGAATGGAGAAAAAGTAGAACAAAATATAAAGTCTATAGTGCGGGCAGACATTTAGAGTATCTTGATAAGGGATAGGTTCCTAGTGGGGTTTCTGCAAAGgacactagggggtatatttatcatgctgtggaataaaacatcaccggtgatgttgctcatagcagccaatcagatgctttgctttgatttgctaactgttgaaatctaattgctgattggttgccctgggcaacatcaccggtaatgcttcactccactttttacacagcatgataaatataccccttggtttCATCCCAAACAAACTTACCCTTTACATTCTTAGAGTGAGCTTCCTTGAGATTTAAAAGTGTGGAATGTACTAACTGCTTGTTAAGATGTAGAGCTCCGCTGATCTGTTGGCATTAGCTGCAGGCAGTGGTCTCTCCTGCATGTTCTAAATGACTGTTATATTTCATTGGGCACAAACAGCACTTGAGTGCCACAGCTGCAGTCTGCCCAATGACTGCCTAAAACAGAAGACTGATGTATGTGGACCAGGCCAGGATACATGTCAACGATCCCATACCGTTAAATATGACAAAGACGCCCCCAAGGAAATACTTGGTACGTTTTTCTTATTCCACCTCACCCATCCCTTTCTGCCACACCTCACAAGAG
The genomic region above belongs to Xenopus tropicalis strain Nigerian chromosome 9, UCB_Xtro_10.0, whole genome shotgun sequence and contains:
- the LOC100493076 gene encoding uncharacterized protein LOC100493076 is translated as MKLIILCAVLVTVLLHEAESAKKPLECHSCSLPNDCLKQKTDVCGPGQDTCQRSHTVKYDKDAPKEILVWERLCTTASECEKAKRRNRRLIVTCCKEPKCNL